One Alphaproteobacteria bacterium LSUCC0396 genomic region harbors:
- a CDS encoding flagellar hook assembly protein FlgD, which yields MSSIDNNNSSLNSILDKLGINQSKEAKKSSDTLGQDDFLRLMTTQLQNQDPFKPTDNTEMIAQMAQFSMVTGQTEMNESIKAISGQLSEFRIATAANMLGHSVLVSGNKAYPDPEGTVSGAIDVPAVSTNTSILYKSINGEILHTEELGPQQAGLLGFRWENIPQNVLEENEYITVEAFADTGAGLRSVGSSVFSEVLAASAGSSSEGVVYDVRGYGDVKANDVKRFKN from the coding sequence ATGAGTTCCATTGATAATAATAATAGTTCATTGAATTCAATTCTTGATAAACTGGGTATCAACCAGTCAAAGGAAGCGAAAAAGTCGTCCGATACCCTTGGTCAGGATGATTTTTTGAGGCTGATGACAACGCAGTTGCAAAACCAGGACCCTTTCAAGCCCACTGACAATACTGAGATGATTGCACAGATGGCGCAATTTTCGATGGTTACGGGGCAAACAGAAATGAACGAAAGCATCAAGGCTATTTCTGGCCAATTGTCAGAATTCCGGATTGCAACCGCCGCTAATATGCTGGGTCATTCGGTTTTGGTCTCGGGTAATAAAGCTTACCCTGATCCAGAAGGTACAGTTTCAGGGGCAATCGATGTCCCCGCTGTGTCAACAAATACAAGTATCTTGTACAAATCGATAAATGGTGAAATTTTGCACACGGAAGAATTGGGTCCCCAGCAAGCTGGCTTGCTAGGCTTCCGGTGGGAAAACATCCCACAGAATGTCCTTGAAGAGAATGAATACATTACTGTGGAAGCTTTTGCTGATACGGGAGCTGGACTGCGGTCTGTTGGTTCATCGGTGTTCAGCGAAGTCTTGGCCGCGTCGGCGGGAAGTTCAAGCGAAGGCGTGGTCTATGACGTTCGAGGATATGGCGACGTCAAGGCTAATGATGTCAAACGCTTCAAGAACTAA